The Xyrauchen texanus isolate HMW12.3.18 chromosome 25, RBS_HiC_50CHRs, whole genome shotgun sequence genome includes the window tgggctacaacagcagaagactatgtCAGGTTCTGcatctgtcagccaagaacagaaagctgaggatgCAGTGGGAGCAGGCTctccaaaactggacagttgaagactggatgAACGTAGCCTGATTTGACTAATCTCTATTTCTGATGAGGCACACTGAGGGTAGGGTCATAATTTGGCACCAACAGTATGAgtccatggacccaacctgccttgtgcaAACAgttcaggctggtggtggtggtgtaatggtgtggggattgTCTTATTAGCCCACTTTGGACCTATTAATACCAGTCAATCATCACTTGAATGCCACAGattatttgagtattgttgctgaacatgtgcatcccttcatggccacaatttacccatcttctaatggctacttctagcatgataatgcaccatgtcacaaatcaaaagtcatctcaaacaggattcatgaacatgaacatgacgATGAGTTCACAGTTCTTCAGTGGCCTTTCAAATCAccagatctgaatccaatagGGCCTCTTTAggatgtggtagaacgggagattcacagcatgactgtgcagttgacaaatctgcagaaattgcatgatgtaatcatgtcaacatggaccaaaATCTCAAAGGATTATTTCCAACATCTTGTAGAATCCATTCCatgaagaattgaggctgttttaAGAACAAAGTGTTACTAATACACAGTATTATTACAgggttccaaataaagtgctcagtgagtgtatgtactccaaaaaacaaaaaaagttgtctCATGTGGGGAAAAAAACGTCAATACATTGCTTTTGCAAATCTTCACATTTAGTCGGGTTCTACTGACATCAGCACCAGGTCATCTGGAACACAAGAACaacaatacagtacatacataaaaTGTTCTTGTAATTTTACATCATACCACCAATATGTGCATGTAGTCTAATGATTGGAGGAGCTGCCATCTTCTGGTGGAGAAGAGTCATCACAATAATTAGACAAGACTAtcctgtatgaattctctcatgtgttttcagggaacttaactgagtgaaactctttccacagctTGAGCagttgtaaggtttttctccagtatgaattctctcatgtgttttcagggaaTGTAACTGAGTGAAGCTTGTTTCACAGTGTGAGCagttgtatggtttctctccagtatgaattctctcgtgtgttttcagggaatttaaatgattgaaactctttccacagtgtgagcaattgtacggtttctctccagtatggattcgcTTGTGTGTTTTCAGGGAATGTAACTGAGTGAAGCTCATTatacagtgtgagcacttgaaaggtttttctcccgtatgaattctctcgtgtgtttttagATTTTCTGACTtagtaaaactctttccacagagtgagcacttgtatggtttctctccagtatggattctctcatgtgtttttaggTGTTGTGACTgaataaaactctttccacagtgtgagcacttgtatggtttctctccagtatgaattctctcatgtgtttttaggTGTTGTGACTGAATaaatctcttttcacagtgtaagcacttgtaaggtttctctccagtatggattctcttgtGGTCTTTCAGATCGTGTGACTgaataaaactctttccacagtgtgagcacttgtaaggcttctctccattatgaattctcatgtgtattGTCAGGTATTTTatctgagtgaaactctttccacagtgtgagcacgtgtaaggtttctccccagtatgaattctcatgtgtatattaagatctttattacatgttaaacactttccacactgagagcaggttaaATATTTTGTTGCTGCTCGTTTTTGAAGATTTTTTGGTGAGAAATTCTTCTTAGTCTTTGAGTcaatcaaagatttttctccagttgtgaaatcatgatgtttctcctccacttcaatcGGATCTTGatgttcctctttcacttccatcagctctacaatgaacACAGTAAATTGACAAAACTCAATTCAGGAGAGACAAATGTGGGGAAAACAAAGAAATCAAATTGAACCCTAATGAAATTTATGTCAGAACACAACAAGGTCAAACattaatttgtgatttttgctgtgcaatatttactagggctgtcaaacgcTTAAAATGTAATTGGATAGTAtgccaattaatcaaattaatcaatatatttatattttataaaaaaatatatcagacaAATTAACATTTTGGTGGGAGATGAGTAAAGCATAGAaaagacaatataaatgatatttatcaatattattgaacataagccaataatTTGCCCACAGTTCACAGAAAACCATTTTGCAACTGATTGTCAATCGGTCCAAGACTTATTCCAAGGACGTTTCTAAGGAGACGTCAATGTACATGTGAGCCAGATGGATACTTTGAGTATCTCACCATGGTTGCGTCGcaacaaacgtctaggttacgtatgtaacctccgttccctgatggagggaacgagacgatgtgtcggagaagcgacactaggagtctctcttgagtcctgaatatgcctctgatctatgaaaataggccaatgagaattaagcagacagtatttgcatacccggcccccggacatacgggtacaaaggcggagaaatacatcgagttcattcaggagttttctgaagagccggaaatggtccggccaccacagtggctcggctcagcaacgtggccgggaggacacaacatctcgttccctccatcagggaacggaggttacatacgtaacttagacgctccccatctgtcgctcacttcaacgttgtgtcaaagaagcgacactaggggtccaatttaaatcacggcatgcactgagccatgtacgtgtactgctgacacaagagcgggcaggtattttacgttcaaaggcgaccagttgtgtcggactacacgtacccttccccaatgccccataaaagtcatcggaatccttctggttgccctaaacaggggaacaaggcgacgcttgccaaacagggaacgggccgagcctagcagggcctcttttctctctatgtttctcggaTAGAGcaaaatggctggggcccttacacgcatcgtgggaagggggtcttacccagtttcctatactttcagggggaaaagaccctgcagagaccacaactGCCCAGGGccggggaggtaaaagtggcaatcacatgggccactcaggtcacatgtggaaaaatggcgcggtggtagattcagcctcaaggaggggggagttgctacaacacggtgacTGGAGGGCAGctggactgcctaagggagacgcgggtccactcataaggggaccgtaccgtgaaAAACACACAAGAGGAGTCCACACAGGATTCcccacctgtggagcacctattccagtacagggtagaaaTGAGttcccgcagtggattgggtgggcaaattcctccgctgaattgcggacccatagggaaatagctcttttactgagaatgtgggtaccgcagccccgtctaaaaataaattcaacaaaagattctcctcccggccatcCATTGGAACTAACGTCTTTGTCCCTTGGTCGATCATCTctggagcgcctgggagccttgcgggtcctcgagggggtacGTGAGAAGGGGGGCATCGACTTTCTGCGGGGTGCTCctcgcgtgggctgagagctgggcccaggttgcggCAGAGCAGGGCATTTCTTtgccgcaggaggacaccctcagtgagcagacggggcatggcccatggcggcaggtttgtggcggggcaggatatgcgagatggcctccgtctgtttcttcaccgcggagaactgctgggtcaagtcctcgacggtgtcgccgaagaggccgaactgggagacaggggcgttgaggaagcgcactttgtcggtctcacacatcttgaccaagttcagccacagatgcccgagtgactgcgctgtgacctttgtggctctgagggcgaggtcggtcactgaccgcagttcctgcagcatgccGGGATCAaggctacccacgtgcagatctttcagtggcttggcctggtggacttgcagaagggccatggcatgcagggcggaagcagcgtGTCCAGTTGTCCTACATGCCTTGGAGGAGAGTACAGGATGAccctgccaggtggtagggtttccaggACACAGGTGGTGTGCAacagccctgtccacctggggaatcgccttgtacccgtgggccgctctgccttcaagggtagcgagagcggatgagctaaTGGCTTTGTGACATGTCgagaggggtgccctccatgcagatgtcagctcatcatgcacttccgggaaaaacaggaccgggggagtcctcagcgtcagacgccgcgctctccgatgcaacgGTGAgatcatccacctcgagctctagaggataggcaggctggctgtagggcgagccgctgttgcctcgatcACGGACGGGAGTGAACGAGCGTGCCGttgggcgggtggtccgagggggcgtacctggcAGGGCTGCACCCACTGCCGTCCCcagattgcctccatcgccagccgcagcGTCCTCAATCCCATAGGGAGCAGCAGCAATGCGTGggacggctggagtggcgtgctttctattgaaagtgagccgcgaccgcaacgttgccttggtcatgttctcgcagtgagaacatgaaccatccacaaaccctgcctcggtgtgatcgcaacccagacacacgataCATCGCCTGTGGCcgcctgaagcggagagcactctaccgcatccaggaactacacggggCGAAATGGCATCATTACAAAGAcccgtcctgaaaaggacgttcaatgccagctgtgtattgctctttcagagaaaatcactcttttaaataaaagtttttacgctgttgaagcgcccaggggcaaactgcactgccgtgcagagaaggagaaaagccactgaagtgcgccgtagatccaacaacaGGCAAAgcatcagaggaacaggaacgggtgtgtaactcgcagctgactgcaacacgaccatcggctccgaagaaaatttctgaatgaactcaacgtatttctCCACCTttgtacctgtatgtccggggggcggggtatgcaaatactgtctgcctaattctcattggccttttttcgtcgaagtgagcgacagacggggaacatacaATCAAAAGAAAAACTTGTTTTGATATTCCTGCattcggatttgtgctccatcgaGCTGTTTGAAAGCAAGAACGTATTTTCATAATGTGTTGTGTGGTTAGTTCTCTGTATAAAATGTGCATTGCCTTTAAAGATGTAGTTTCAGCCCTCAGCTGAAAGCAGGCAgtatttcaagcttgaattgctctgtgGTGGGAATATCCTTATTACATACAGCCTTGCCTCCTCACAAATAAGGTCaaatatttttcatactaaataatTCAGAGTTTATCCTaccaaacattttccaaacaagtcGGTAAAGAACATCTGGGTTTGAATGCGTTAatttaggttcatttatcatgggtggcaaactcttcattatGCGTCTATACATTATTTCAATTTTGCACCATTAATGTCTTGCACCCAGTAGCACAGACGTGACATTTGCAGTGATACTGTGAAATTTAACTTCATTTTTGCAACTAGCAATATCACTTTTTGAAAGATGGGTTTTCAACAGTTGTTTGTCAGCTTGAACATGAACACCACACCGGTGAGAAAATTATATAGTGTCAAGTCTAATAACCGCTCAACACCCCGTTGCCAGTTTATATCTCCTAGGACCACTGTCAGTAGATACTCACCAATGCTGACTGAGAGCacaccacaagccttgccgtttcagagatgctctgacccagttgtctggccataacaatttgggcCTTGACAAAATCGCCTtcacatttctcctgcattcaacacgttgactatgaaAACTgattgattgtttgcttaccataatctacccagaccttgacatgtggccttgttaggagatgatcaatgtagTCATAATATTtgggctcatcagtgtatagcaCTATAATAGGGTAAAATATAGACCTAAACGAACAATTTAAAAGGggtcttgttttcatttgtttaaacaTCTTTCTTGTGACAGATTCTGATATGACGGTCGattgtaataaatatttaaaacattacaggaagaaacatacctgaataaataaaatcatcatcCCTCTGATCTTcatctgctgtgttttcttcatttatctcctcctgcttcacttccaTCTTAACTGGTGTCTCCATCATCTGatgttctccagcattacagcCAGAAGCGAGAGaccctgtggaggtttgatcatcatcacCGTGTTGTTCCTCTactgtggtttctcctctcatcttcatcagtttcctgcagtccagcagctttactgaacacatcttcGCTGGTGTCTGCAGcgtctgctgttctccagcattacagacagaagtcagagactctgtggaggtttgatcaccctgattaccgtcagtagaacagagtaaagtgagctgtgagtcctgtgtgtctctggatctctgttcagagagtttgtccagcagtcgctgtggtgtggactgatctctgccgctccacactgaatcctgacattctgtggaggtcccatcagtcacacacactgaagattgacaggaaacattttccagctcctgacaaacacaacacaatcacatctgtaccgttcatcatatcacatcatttaaaagcttacaatctcaactttaaggatgaaatgaatgtttaacctgtaacctgtcatctctctccatcagttttgtcttcagtgacgtcacctctttcttcagctgagagatttctgtgatgaaatcatcaatatccagcatggacagatcagttcctactgatttacagcagatcacatccacctgctctctcatgatgaacatctgaacacaaaaacgtCATCATTATAATAAACTGACATTCATCAGACTCAAAAAAGATTATTATAGGATTATGCACAATATCTTTGTTGAAATAACTATATGTGAgatgatataaatataattgtgtGCTTTGTGTTTAGTTTAATTTTCCTGACAGAAGGAATATTATCCCTGATATCACACATTCATCACCGAGATgtctatttaatgtgttttaacaTCTTTAACCTTTTTTATCTCATCTGAAATGTCTCTTTAAGACGTCTAATGTCGGATGTCattagacattcagcagatgtctttgagatgtttatgatttaaaatgtttgtaaatctgatactTTTAAGATGTTTAGATGTTAATTcaattgtgatgctttccagattaaaAGATCTGGCTTTATTCAACATATAATCACCTTCGTTGGACTCATTTATAAACAGCAGCCTTAATTAAAGAGCTCATATATCAGAAATTACACATAATATTCTCAGATTTATGCTTGTTTCTCCTGAAACTGAATAAATTACATTAGAGTCCGTCACAAAACCACCACATACAACGATACGCGTCGTTTACGACCATTAAAACTCGAAAGAgagaaaacatgcataaaaaatacacacaaaaataacaagAAATCTCACAAATTACCTAAAACATACCAAACTAAGCGTTCAAACGGtgagttcttcttttgtttaatgAAGGTTTGCAAAACAACGTATGGTGATTTCCCGCGAACTACCGGACTGGAGTGTGGAggagttcttcttcttctttggtgTATTACGGCAGTTGGGATCCAAACTGttgcattactgccacctactgtCTTTCTTTAACTTAGTCCTTGTTAATTAGATTCGTCTTTCCAGTCCAGTCCTCCTtaggaaattaataaaatatttccttCCTTGATCATTATTTCCACATTCaacaatattttgatatatactatatagatttattttatatatatatatatatatatatatatatatatatatatatatatatatatatatatatatatatatatatatatatatattaaataaatctaaatattttattaatatatatatatatatatatatatatatatatatatatatatatatatatatgaccaccaaagtagacaaagagctgcttagaatgtctaaagctctgcgtgcggtcaaagcacgcaccggacacagcaacaaaggggctgcaggaatgaaagcactgacctaactgtgcacctctgtgggtcttcagcccaggaacaacaccaatttgcgagcaagcgccacttcagggcgtaaagttgcctggtagaaggagctctggcttggttgatcgtgtctacgacagcaggtggtagatcagctagatcttccgcatcccgtccaggggccagacgtggaggttccag containing:
- the LOC127618560 gene encoding zinc finger protein 501-like isoform X7, with translation MLQTPAKMKMCSVKLLDCRKLMKMRETTVEEQHGEDEDDDVQTSTGSLASGCNAGDQQMMETPVKMEVKQEEINEEITAEEDQRDDDFIYSELMEVKEEHQDPIEVEEKHHDFTTGEKSLIDSKTKKNFSPKNLQKRAATKYLTCSQCGKCLTCNKDLNIHMRIHTGEKPYTCSHCGKSFTQIKYLTIHMRIHNGEKPYKCSHCGKSFIQSHDLKDHKRIHTGEKPYKCLHCEKRFIQSQHLKTHERIHTGEKPYKCSHCGKSFIQSQHLKTHERIHTGEKPYKCSLCGKSFTKSENLKTHERIHTGEKPFKCSHCIMSFTQLHSLKTHKRIHTGEKPYNCSHCGKSFNHLNSLKTHERIHTGEKPYNCSHCETSFTQLHSLKTHERIHTGEKPYNCSSCGKSFTQLSSLKTHERIHTG
- the LOC127618560 gene encoding zinc finger protein ZFP2-like isoform X5 translates to MFIMREQVDVICCKSVGTDLSMLDIDDFITEISQLKKEVTSLKTKLMERDDRLQELENVSCQSSVCVTDGTSTECQDSVWSGRDQSTPQRLLDKLSEQRSRDTQDPQLTLLCSTDGNQGDQTSTESLTSDSNAGEQQTLQTPAKMCSVKLLDCRKLMKMRGETTLEEQHGDDDQTSTGSLASGCNAGEQQMMETPVKMEVKLEEIKEEITAEEDQRDDDFIYSELMEVKEEHQDPIEVEEKHHDFTTGEKSLIDSKTKKNFSPKNLQKRAATKYLTCSQCGKCLTCNKDLNIHMRIHTGEKPYTCSHCGKSFTQIKYLTIHMRIHNGEKPYKCSHCGKSFIQSHDLKDHKRIHTGEKPYKCLHCEKRFIQSQHLKTHERIHTGEKPYKCSHCGKSFIQSQHLKTHERIHTGEKPYKCSLCGKSFTKSENLKTHERIHTGEKPFKCSHCIMSFTQLHSLKTHKRIHTGEKPYNCSHCGKSFNHLNSLKTHERIHTGEKPYNCSHCETSFTQLHSLKTHERIHTGEKPYNCSSCGKSFTQLSSLKTHERIHTG
- the LOC127618560 gene encoding zinc finger protein ZFP2-like isoform X4 → MREQVDVICCKSVGTDLSMLDIDDFITEISQLKKEVTSLKTKLMERDDRLQELENVSCQSSVCVTDGTSTECQDSVWSGRDQSTPQRLLDKLSEQRSRDTQDSQLTLLCSTDGNQSDQTSTESLTSVCNAGKQQMLQIPVKMKMCSVKLLDCRNLKKMKETTVEEQHGDGDDDDVQTSTGSLASGCNAGEHQMMETPVKMEVKLEEINEEITAEEDQRDDDFIYSELMEVKEEHQDPIEVEEKHHDFTTGEKSLIDSKTKKNFSPKNLQKRAATKYLTCSQCGKCLTCNKDLNIHMRIHTGEKPYTCSHCGKSFTQIKYLTIHMRIHNGEKPYKCSHCGKSFIQSHDLKDHKRIHTGEKPYKCLHCEKRFIQSQHLKTHERIHTGEKPYKCSHCGKSFIQSQHLKTHERIHTGEKPYKCSLCGKSFTKSENLKTHERIHTGEKPFKCSHCIMSFTQLHSLKTHKRIHTGEKPYNCSHCGKSFNHLNSLKTHERIHTGEKPYNCSHCETSFTQLHSLKTHERIHTGEKPYNCSSCGKSFTQLSSLKTHERIHTG
- the LOC127618560 gene encoding zinc finger protein ZFP2-like isoform X3, with translation MFIMREQVDVICCKSVGTDLSMLDIDDFITEISQLKKEVTSLKTKLMERDDRLQELENVSCQSSVCVTDGTSTECQDSVWSGRDQSTPQRLLDKLSEQRSRDTQDSQLTLLCSTDGNQSDQTSTESLTSVCNAGKQQMLQIPVKMKMCSVKLLDCRNLKKMKETTVEEQHGDGDDDDVQTSTGSLASGCNAGEHQMMETPVKMEVKLEEINEEITAEEDQRDDDFIYSELMEVKEEHQDPIEVEEKHHDFTTGEKSLIDSKTKKNFSPKNLQKRAATKYLTCSQCGKCLTCNKDLNIHMRIHTGEKPYTCSHCGKSFTQIKYLTIHMRIHNGEKPYKCSHCGKSFIQSHDLKDHKRIHTGEKPYKCLHCEKRFIQSQHLKTHERIHTGEKPYKCSHCGKSFIQSQHLKTHERIHTGEKPYKCSLCGKSFTKSENLKTHERIHTGEKPFKCSHCIMSFTQLHSLKTHKRIHTGEKPYNCSHCGKSFNHLNSLKTHERIHTGEKPYNCSHCETSFTQLHSLKTHERIHTGEKPYNCSSCGKSFTQLSSLKTHERIHTG
- the LOC127618560 gene encoding zinc finger protein ZFP2-like isoform X2, with protein sequence MLAVFLLDSYENTATSTPLVHGFIRPPTVSTLSSVSPKTMFIMREQVDVICCKSVGTDLSMLDIDDFITEISQLKKEVTSLKTKLMERDDRLQELENVSCQSSVCVTDGTSTECQDSVWSGRDQSTPQRLLDKLSEQRSRDTQDSQLTLLCSTDGNQGDQTSTESLTSVCNAGEQQTLQTPAKMCSVKLLDCRKLMKMRGETTVEEQHGDDDQTSTGSLASGCNAGEHQMMETPVKMEVKQEEINEENTADEDQRDDDFIYSELMEVKEEHQDPIEVEEKHHDFTTGEKSLIDSKTKKNFSPKNLQKRAATKYLTCSQCGKCLTCNKDLNIHMRIHTGEKPYTCSHCGKSFTQIKYLTIHMRIHNGEKPYKCSHCGKSFIQSHDLKDHKRIHTGEKPYKCLHCEKRFIQSQHLKTHERIHTGEKPYKCSHCGKSFIQSQHLKTHERIHTGEKPYKCSLCGKSFTKSENLKTHERIHTGEKPFKCSHCIMSFTQLHSLKTHKRIHTGEKPYNCSHCGKSFNHLNSLKTHERIHTGEKPYNCSHCETSFTQLHSLKTHERIHTGEKPYNCSSCGKSFTQLSSLKTHERIHTG